In the genome of Deinococcus aerius, the window AGCGGGTATGAGCCGGGCGAGATCGCCGCCTGGGCAGGGCGGGTCCGGGCGTGGCGGGCAGGGGGTGAGCCCGCGGACGCGCGCCGCCTCACCGGGACGCCCGTTTCCCGCCAGCCCCGCGACGTGTACGTGTACTTCGACAACGATATCGGCGCGCACGCCCCCCACGACGCGCTCGCCCTGATGCGGGCGCTGGGGGTGACCTGGCCGGGCGGGGGGGAGGGGTGAGGCTCCACCCGATTCTGGAACGCCCCCTCGCGCCTTACGCGGGGCAGACGGTCCTCGTGGGCGTGTCGGGCGGGGCGGACAGCGTGGCGTTGCTGCGGGCGCTCGTACTCGTGGGTGCCCGGCCCGTCGCGGCCCACCTCGACCACGCGCTGCGCCCGAACTCGGCGGAGGATGCGGCATGGGTGCAGACCCTCACGGACGGGCTGGGCGTGCCGTTTGAGGGGGTGCGGGTGGACGTGGCGGCGGTCGCGGCGCGGCGCGGCTGGAACCTGGAGGACGCCGCCCGCCGCGTGCGCTACGAGTTCCTGGGCCGGATGGCGAAACGGCACGGGGCCGGGGCTGTCCTGACCGCCCACACCCGCCGCGACCAGGCGGAGACGGTGCTCATGCAACTCCTGCGCGGCGAGGCCGTCCTGAACGGCATTCCGCCCGAGCGGGGCCGGGTGCGTCGCCCCTGGCTGGACGTGCCCCGCGCCGAGATCGAGACGTTCCTGCAAACCCTCGGCCAGGACTGGCGCGAGGACCCCACCAACGCCGACCCCGCCCAGACCCGCGCGTGGCTGCGAACCGCCGTGCTGCCCCTCCTGAACGCCCGATTTCCCGACGTGGAGGGGGCACTCGCCCGGGTGGCCCGCCTGTCCCGCGAGGACGACGCGGCGCTGGGGGACCTCGCCGCCCGCCTGACCGGGCACGCGCCGCCGGAGGCCCAACCGCCCGCCGTCCTGCGCCGTCACGTGACGCGGGCGTTGGCAGACGCGGGCCTTCCCTACCACACCGAACACGTGGAACGCCTCGCCGCGGCCCTTGGAGCGGGGGAGACGGCGCACGTCACCCTGCCCGGCGCGCGGGACGTGACCGCGACGGGCGGGCGGCTCCACCTCCGGCCGCTGGCGTGGCCCGCCCCCGACTTCCCGCTCCCGGACGGCTGGACGCTCCGCACCCGGCTGCCGGGGGACCGAATTCGTCTTCCCGGCGGCACGCGCAAGCTCAGCGACGTGCTGACCGACGCCAGGGTGCCGCGTGGGGAGCGGGACCGGGTGCCCGTCCTCGCCGCGGGGGGTGAGGTGCGCTGGGTGGGCCTCGCGCCGCCCCTCTGGGCCGCCGGG includes:
- the tilS gene encoding tRNA lysidine(34) synthetase TilS — protein: MRLHPILERPLAPYAGQTVLVGVSGGADSVALLRALVLVGARPVAAHLDHALRPNSAEDAAWVQTLTDGLGVPFEGVRVDVAAVAARRGWNLEDAARRVRYEFLGRMAKRHGAGAVLTAHTRRDQAETVLMQLLRGEAVLNGIPPERGRVRRPWLDVPRAEIETFLQTLGQDWREDPTNADPAQTRAWLRTAVLPLLNARFPDVEGALARVARLSREDDAALGDLAARLTGHAPPEAQPPAVLRRHVTRALADAGLPYHTEHVERLAAALGAGETAHVTLPGARDVTATGGRLHLRPLAWPAPDFPLPDGWTLRTRLPGDRIRLPGGTRKLSDVLTDARVPRGERDRVPVLAAGGEVRWVGLAPPLWAAGAREEAGVPEDPLHTAMGEALALAHEAARLGEVPVGAVVLGPGGSVVGRGRNTSREHGDMTRHAELAALREAARTLGTPYLTDCTLVVTLEPCPMCLGAALEARVGHVVYGARNRGAGALGGVSDLLAFRWGQALSVTGGLRAGEAARLLRGTFRALRGGGGPGYSPPQPPPSPPPASPESHPESPPQESAPDQPSPPAAPSPRR